One genomic region from Muntiacus reevesi chromosome 16, mMunRee1.1, whole genome shotgun sequence encodes:
- the TKTL2 gene encoding transketolase-like protein 2: MTSREATAVAPPRLPRTGTWEGANMADSAMPDATTVQVLQDLANRLRVHSIRATCASGSGHPTSCCSAAEIVSVLFFHTMRYRQTEPAHPDNDRFVLSKGHAAPLLYAAWVEAGGISEPDLLNLRTIHCDLEGHPTPRLSFVDVATGSLGQGLGAACGMAYTGKYLDKASYRVFCLLGDGESSEGSVWEALAFASRYGLDNLVAVFDVNRLGQSGVAPLKHCTDIYRNRCEAFGWNTYLVDGHDVEALCQAFSQAAQGKNKPTAIIAKTFKGRGIPNVEDAENWHGKPMPKEKADEIIRVIESQIQTNRNLLPKPPVESSPPVSITNIKMTCLPDYKVGDKVATQKAYGLALAKLGLANERVVVLDGDPKNSTFFEIFKKEHPERFIECFSAEQNMVSVALGCATRGRTITFVTTLAAFLTRAFDQIRMGAISQTNINLIGSHCGVSVAEDGPSQMALEDLAMFRSIPNCTVFLPSDAVSTEHAVYLAANTKGMCFIRTSQSATAVIYTPQENFEIGMAKVIRHSNNDKVTVIGAGITLHEALAAADALSQQDISICVIDLFTIKPLDAATIISCAKATGGRIVTVEDHYQEGGIGEAVCAVVSGEPDIHVHQLSVSGVSERNRKPSELLSMFGVSARHIIAAVKYTLMN; the protein is encoded by the coding sequence ATGACGTCACGTGAAGCAACCGCCGTGGCACCGCCCCGTCTGCCCCGCACAGGAACCTGGGAAGGTGCCAACATGGCGGACAGCGCGATGCCGGACGCGACCACAGTGCAAGTGCTGCAGGACCTGGCCAACCGCCTGCGCGTCCATTCCATCAGGGCTACGTGTGCCTCTGGCTCCGGCCACCCCACATCGTGTTGCAGCGCGGCAGAGATCGTGTCGGTGCTCTTCTTCCACACGATGAGGTACAGACAGACTGAGCCCGCTCACCCCGACAACGACAGATTCGTCCTTTCCAAGGGTCATGCAGCTCCACTGCTCTATGCTGCCTGGGTGGAGGCGGGCGGCATCAGTGAACCCGACCTGCTGAATTTGAGGACAATTCATTGTGACCTTGAGGGACATCCTACCCCAAGGCTGTCGTTTGTGGATGTGGCGACAGGATCGCTCGGGCAAGGGTTGGGGGCTGCGTGTGGAATGGCTTATACTGGCAAGTACTTGGACAAAGCCAGCTACCGGGTATTCTGCCTTCTGGGTGACGGTGAGTCCTCAGAAGGCTCCGTCTGGGAAGCTTTGGCCTTTGCTTCCCGCTACGGTTTGGACAATCTCGTGGCAGTGTTTGACGTGAACCGCTTGGGGCAAAGTGGCGTTGCGCCCCTGAAGCACTGCACAGACATCTATCGGAATCGCTGCGAGGCCTTTGGATGGAACACTTACTTAGTGGATGGCCATGATGTGGAAGCGTTGTGCCAGGCCTTTTCTCAAGCTGCTCAAGGGAAGAACAAGCCCACTGCCATAATTGCAAAGACCTTCAAGGGACGGGGTATTCCAAATGTTGAGGATGCAGAAAATTGGCATGGAAAGCCAATGccaaaagaaaaagcagatgaaATCATTAGAGTAATTGAAAGTCAGATACAGACCAACAGGAATCTCCTACCAAAACCTCCTGTTGAAAGTTCACCTCCAGTCAGCAtcacaaatataaaaatgacCTGTTTGCCTGATTATAAAGTTGGTGACAAGGTAGCTACTCAGAAAGCATATGGTTTGGCTCTGGCTAAACTGGGCCTTGCAAATGAAAGAGTTGTTGTTCTGGATGGTGACCCAAAGAACTCCACCTTTTTTGAAATATTCAAGAAAGAACATCCTGAGCGTTTTATTGAGTGTTTTTCTGCAGAACAAAACATGGTGAGTGTGGCACTGGGCTGTGCCACACGTGGTCGAACCATTACTTTTGTTACCACTTTAGCTGCCTTTTTGACTAGAGCATTTGATCAGATCCGGATGGGAGCCATATCTCAAACTAATATAAATCTTATTGGTTCTCACTGTGGGGTGTCTGTTGCTGAAGATGGCCCGTCCCAGATGGCCTTGGAAGATCTAGCCATGTTCCGAAGCATTCCAAATTGCACTGTTTTCCTCCCAAGTGATGCTGTCTCAACAGAGCACGCTGTTTATCTGGCTGCCAATACCAAAGGAATGTGCTTCATTCGGACCAGCCAATCAGCAACTGCAGTTATTTATACCCCACAAGAAAATTTTGAGATTGGAATGGCCAAGGTCATCCGCCACAGTAATAATGACAAAGTCACAGTAATTGGAGCTGGAATTACTCTGCATGAAGCCTTAGCAGCTGCTGATGCTCTTTCTCAGCAAGATATTTCTATCTGTGTTATTGACCTGTTTACCATTAAACCCCTGGATGCTGCCACCATCATCTCCTGTGCAAAAGCTACTGGTGGCCGGATTGTCACAGTGGAAGATCATTACCAAGAAGGTGGCATTGGTGAAGCCGTGTGTGCAGTAGTGTCTGGGGAGCCTGACATCCATGTTCATCAGCTGTCGGTGTCAGGAGTGTCTGAAAGAAACAGGAAACCTAGTGAATTACTGAGTATGTTTGGTGTCAGTGCAAGACACATTATAGCAGCTGTGAAATATACTTTAATGAACTAA